In Sporomusaceae bacterium, the following are encoded in one genomic region:
- a CDS encoding ABC transporter permease: MWELVERISPYAVAFTVPLLITATGGLYSERSGVINIGLEGLMVVGSFAAALTIAALQPVMGGEALWLGLLAAVAAGALFSLLHAFASVSLHANQVISGTAINMIAGALTVFIARNVTGSGNIQVSPFARFDIPGLSDFPVVGKLLFANTYPTTWLCLLIFAAAYFVLYRTVFGLRLRACGEHPQAVASAGVDVGRIRYAAVVISGACAGLGGAIVLTTFSGEFNGTVFGLGFLALAALIFGQWKPLGILGATFFFGFASTVATSAQAIPALAYIPGVALKTFPYVLTLLVLVVFSKTTRPPRASGEPFEPGKR, translated from the coding sequence GTGTGGGAGCTTGTTGAGCGGATCTCGCCTTATGCGGTCGCATTCACCGTGCCGCTGCTGATAACGGCGACCGGCGGTCTGTACTCCGAGCGCAGCGGCGTGATCAACATCGGGCTGGAGGGCCTGATGGTCGTCGGGTCTTTTGCGGCGGCGCTGACGATAGCCGCGCTGCAGCCGGTCATGGGCGGCGAGGCGCTGTGGCTGGGGCTGCTGGCGGCGGTGGCGGCGGGGGCGCTGTTTTCGCTGCTGCATGCGTTCGCGAGCGTCAGCCTGCACGCCAACCAGGTGATCAGCGGAACGGCCATTAATATGATCGCCGGGGCGCTCACGGTGTTCATCGCCCGCAACGTGACCGGCAGCGGCAACATCCAGGTAAGCCCGTTCGCCCGCTTCGACATTCCGGGGCTGAGCGATTTCCCGGTGGTTGGGAAGCTGCTGTTCGCCAATACCTATCCGACGACCTGGCTTTGTCTGCTGATTTTCGCGGCGGCTTATTTCGTCCTGTACAGGACGGTTTTCGGGCTGCGCCTGAGGGCTTGCGGGGAGCATCCCCAGGCGGTGGCCTCGGCGGGGGTGGACGTCGGGCGGATACGCTATGCGGCGGTGGTGATATCGGGCGCCTGCGCCGGACTGGGAGGGGCCATCGTGCTGACGACGTTTTCGGGGGAGTTTAACGGCACGGTCTTCGGGCTGGGCTTCCTGGCGCTGGCGGCACTGATCTTCGGGCAATGGAAACCGCTCGGCATTCTGGGGGCGACTTTTTTCTTCGGCTTCGCCAGCACGGTCGCGACGTCGGCCCAGGCTATTCCGGCGCTGGCGTATATTCCCGGCGTGGCGCTCAAGACTTTCCCGTATGTCTTGACGCTGCTCGTGCTGGTGGTGTTCTCGAAAACGACCCGGCCGCCGCGCGCGTCCGGCGAGCCCTTCGAGCCGGGGAAACGCTAG
- a CDS encoding CoA-binding protein, whose translation MKETERMMGMARLTRDFFESGEVLFVGFSSRNAGFSRKLYNAFTAAGIKVYPLNPKGSADPAVKVYRSLDELPAVPEAAYVLLGGGKAGGLVRELAAGGVKRIMFHLGKTADAAVLEECRALGVETAVACPLMLLGGGIHRLHGWLAGVRR comes from the coding sequence ATGAAGGAAACGGAAAGGATGATGGGGATGGCGCGGTTGACACGGGATTTTTTCGAGAGCGGCGAGGTGCTGTTTGTCGGCTTTTCGAGCCGGAACGCCGGCTTCAGCCGCAAGCTTTACAATGCCTTCACGGCGGCGGGGATAAAGGTCTATCCGCTGAATCCCAAGGGGAGCGCCGATCCGGCGGTGAAGGTGTACCGCAGCCTGGACGAACTGCCGGCCGTCCCGGAGGCGGCGTACGTACTGCTCGGCGGCGGCAAGGCCGGGGGTCTCGTCCGCGAGCTGGCGGCGGGCGGCGTGAAGCGCATCATGTTCCACCTCGGCAAGACGGCGGACGCGGCCGTGCTGGAGGAGTGCCGGGCGCTCGGGGTGGAGACGGCGGTGGCCTGCCCGCTGATGCTGCTCGGCGGCGGCATCCACCGGCTGCACGGCTGGCTGGCCGGCGTGCGGCGGTAG